In the genome of Methanomicrobia archaeon, one region contains:
- a CDS encoding hydantoinase/oxoprolinase family protein encodes MPISTDIGGTFTDFVIFDKGAIRTFKVPSTPQKPELAIEEGLKRCSRSRAASFSHGTTLATNAVLERKGARTGLITTKRFADILKIGRQQRAHLYKLDSARPQQLVDVYFEITERISAQGEILASPTREEIEAVAERIQSLGIDAVAICFLFSFLNPANERRVRDSLVKRGLVVSCSSTVLPEFREYERMSTTVLDAYLKRTVETYLTRMEALLARNGVEQFYVMQSNGGVVKANVMQHKPVNMLLSGPAGGVAAAKFLSALVGMDNLITFDMGGTSADVSTILNGNPSWTSEGSINGLPLKMPMVDIVTVGAGGGSIAWLDEGGALRVGPESAGASPGPICYGLGGTDVTVTDCDLLCGFINPKYFVGGKMSLDTAKAKRRVEQFAREMGLSFEDTILGVWKIVNANMIKALRLVSVERGLDVRDFALCAFGGAGPVHAAALAQELGIPKVIVPFASGVFSAYGILVSDVQLDYSRTHLLRLSEGKEEAEVEVTEVLADFMAKARRELAEQDIDFEDVTLIPSLDMRYVGQSYELNAGFTTVADAQKQFHERHNRIYGYAMPAEDVEIVTIRLRALASRERPEPPKARVEAKGEPVEYREVLFEEGKEETPVYRREDLSAQFEHEGAAIIEAKDSTTVVPLGMRFAVDGYGDIVIGKRESV; translated from the coding sequence ATGCCTATAAGTACAGATATCGGTGGGACCTTCACGGACTTCGTGATATTTGATAAGGGCGCGATAAGGACGTTCAAGGTGCCGTCAACGCCGCAGAAGCCAGAACTCGCGATTGAAGAAGGCTTGAAGCGATGCTCGCGCTCGCGTGCTGCGTCATTCTCGCACGGCACGACTCTGGCCACAAACGCGGTTTTAGAACGCAAAGGTGCGAGGACCGGCTTGATAACGACAAAAAGGTTTGCCGATATCCTGAAGATAGGGCGGCAGCAGCGCGCTCACCTTTACAAGCTCGATTCCGCCAGGCCGCAGCAGCTCGTTGATGTGTATTTCGAGATTACCGAGCGGATATCCGCGCAAGGCGAGATTTTGGCATCGCCAACGCGAGAGGAAATAGAGGCCGTGGCGGAGCGGATCCAATCTCTGGGTATTGATGCAGTTGCGATCTGCTTCTTATTTTCGTTCCTGAATCCCGCGAACGAGCGGCGTGTACGGGACAGCCTTGTTAAACGCGGGCTTGTGGTCTCCTGCTCTTCAACGGTTCTACCGGAATTCCGTGAGTACGAGCGGATGTCCACGACGGTCTTGGACGCGTATTTGAAGCGAACCGTTGAGACTTATTTAACCCGTATGGAGGCGCTGTTAGCGCGAAACGGAGTGGAGCAGTTTTACGTGATGCAGTCCAATGGCGGGGTGGTCAAGGCGAACGTTATGCAGCACAAGCCGGTGAATATGCTCTTATCCGGGCCGGCAGGCGGTGTAGCGGCTGCGAAGTTCCTGAGCGCACTCGTCGGCATGGACAATTTGATCACGTTTGACATGGGCGGCACGAGCGCGGACGTTTCCACTATCCTCAACGGTAACCCGTCCTGGACGTCAGAAGGCAGCATAAACGGCCTGCCGCTCAAAATGCCCATGGTGGATATCGTTACGGTTGGCGCGGGCGGCGGCAGCATCGCGTGGTTGGATGAAGGCGGCGCGTTACGCGTTGGCCCGGAAAGCGCAGGTGCCTCTCCCGGGCCTATTTGCTACGGACTTGGAGGAACGGACGTCACGGTGACCGATTGCGACTTGCTCTGTGGGTTTATCAATCCGAAGTACTTCGTCGGTGGCAAGATGTCCCTGGATACTGCAAAGGCGAAACGGCGTGTGGAACAATTTGCACGTGAAATGGGGTTGTCATTCGAGGATACGATTTTAGGCGTGTGGAAGATCGTGAACGCGAACATGATCAAAGCTTTGAGGTTAGTTTCCGTGGAGAGAGGCCTTGACGTTCGTGATTTCGCGTTATGTGCATTCGGCGGTGCGGGTCCCGTGCATGCAGCGGCACTGGCACAGGAGCTCGGCATTCCGAAGGTGATCGTGCCCTTTGCATCCGGCGTATTCTCTGCTTACGGCATCCTGGTATCAGATGTGCAACTGGATTACAGTCGCACGCACCTTCTTCGATTGAGCGAGGGCAAGGAAGAAGCGGAAGTGGAGGTAACGGAAGTGCTCGCGGATTTTATGGCGAAAGCCAGGAGGGAGCTTGCGGAGCAGGATATCGATTTCGAAGATGTAACCTTGATACCATCGTTGGATATGCGGTATGTAGGACAGAGTTATGAGCTCAATGCGGGCTTCACGACTGTGGCGGACGCACAGAAGCAGTTCCATGAGAGACACAACAGAATATACGGCTATGCGATGCCGGCTGAAGACGTAGAGATCGTTACTATTAGATTACGAGCGCTCGCATCCAGAGAGAGACCAGAACCACCGAAAGCACGTGTCGAAGCCAAAGGTGAACCCGTAGAGTATCGGGAAGTGCTGTTTGAGGAGGGCAAAGAGGAGACGCCGGTTTATCGACGGGAGGATTTGTCTGCGCAGTTCGAGCATGAGGGTGCGGCAATCATCGAAGCGAAGGATTCGACCACCGTTGTGCCGCTCGGCATGCGGTTCGCAGTGGATGGGTATGGGGATATCGTTATCGGTAAAAGAGAAAGCGTTTGA
- a CDS encoding 4Fe-4S binding protein has translation MKRKIITINEELCTGCGLCVPNCPEGALQIIDGKARLVSDLICDGLGACIGDCPEGAISVEEREAQDYDERAVMENIVKQGQNVIKAHLEHLKAHHQREYLKTALDFLNERDIEVPPLDAGASYGGQEHAKTFDRCPGALVLDFRDEQEISKEGKLVSKGVSRLKQWPVQIMLVPISAPYFKDADLLFAADCVPFAYPDFHEEFLKGKIVLVGCPKLDDAAFYEEKITRILQENTIKSLTVAHMEVPCCSGLERLVSEALKRSGKKIPLNEVVIGVRGEIIARRTQEVEE, from the coding sequence GTGAAGCGAAAGATAATAACGATAAATGAAGAACTCTGCACCGGTTGCGGCTTGTGTGTGCCGAATTGCCCGGAGGGCGCTCTGCAGATAATAGACGGAAAGGCACGACTCGTCAGTGATCTGATCTGCGATGGACTCGGTGCCTGCATCGGCGACTGTCCGGAAGGCGCAATTTCCGTGGAGGAACGAGAGGCGCAGGACTATGATGAGCGAGCAGTTATGGAAAACATAGTGAAGCAGGGGCAGAATGTGATAAAAGCACATCTGGAGCATCTCAAAGCGCATCACCAACGCGAATATCTCAAGACGGCACTCGATTTCTTGAACGAACGAGATATAGAAGTGCCTCCTCTCGATGCGGGGGCCTCGTACGGTGGGCAGGAGCATGCCAAAACGTTCGATCGGTGTCCCGGCGCACTGGTACTGGATTTCAGGGACGAACAAGAGATCTCGAAAGAGGGTAAGCTGGTCTCGAAAGGCGTATCACGGCTCAAACAATGGCCTGTGCAGATTATGCTTGTGCCGATAAGTGCGCCCTATTTCAAGGACGCGGATTTGTTGTTCGCCGCGGACTGCGTTCCGTTCGCGTATCCCGATTTCCACGAAGAGTTCTTGAAAGGCAAGATCGTGCTCGTGGGCTGTCCCAAACTGGACGACGCGGCTTTTTACGAGGAGAAGATCACCCGTATTTTACAGGAGAACACGATCAAGTCCTTGACCGTAGCGCACATGGAGGTGCCGTGCTGTTCTGGCCTAGAACGATTAGTTTCGGAGGCACTTAAGCGATCAGGGAAGAAGATACCCCTAAACGAGGTGGTCATCGGGGTCAGAGGAGAGATTATTGCAAGAAGAACTCAGGAGGTGGAAGAATGA
- a CDS encoding methyltransferase domain-containing protein produces the protein MKVAEDRTLMELSTLLGIDTFMLVEESYSGQKGIDRTLEYLGNVRGADVLEVVRITDESDKPLGIAMRDKDLDFWIIFTDVIAHKTRKGDFEALAGKIKGAEEREAKVMREQFLNGVIEFYSVGLVNRLFCDCDLQEASFYPRDRIEALKVVLTDFLRESGIEAGETTNALEIGCGNGGATIALHELGVFPLAIDINRCEICKGLEEGVLKPERTIVLDCTLLPSFFGKEFDVVFGFMVGKLTPFERFSWEKVLRAVPKVLKSKGKVFFTVSNEEETGILNEILQDQFDGVIKENKAGKGYFDEWLYIGELKD, from the coding sequence ATGAAAGTGGCAGAGGATCGAACACTAATGGAACTGAGCACTTTGTTGGGTATTGATACGTTCATGCTGGTCGAGGAGAGTTACTCAGGGCAGAAGGGGATCGACAGAACACTGGAATATCTGGGCAACGTCAGAGGAGCGGATGTGTTAGAAGTGGTGAGGATCACGGACGAGAGCGACAAGCCACTCGGCATTGCCATGCGGGATAAAGACCTGGATTTCTGGATTATCTTCACCGATGTGATAGCACATAAGACGAGGAAAGGCGACTTCGAGGCGCTTGCAGGTAAGATCAAAGGAGCAGAAGAACGAGAGGCAAAGGTCATGCGTGAGCAGTTCCTGAATGGAGTGATCGAATTTTATTCGGTCGGCTTGGTGAACCGCTTATTTTGCGATTGCGATTTGCAGGAGGCGAGCTTTTATCCCAGGGATCGGATAGAGGCCTTGAAAGTAGTTTTAACCGACTTTTTGCGCGAATCAGGCATAGAGGCGGGAGAAACGACGAACGCACTTGAGATCGGCTGCGGTAATGGTGGCGCGACCATTGCACTGCACGAATTAGGTGTTTTTCCGCTCGCAATCGACATAAACCGGTGTGAAATTTGCAAAGGTTTAGAGGAGGGCGTGTTAAAGCCCGAGAGGACCATTGTACTGGATTGTACTCTTCTACCCTCTTTCTTTGGTAAAGAATTTGACGTGGTATTCGGGTTTATGGTGGGGAAGCTCACACCGTTTGAGCGATTCAGTTGGGAGAAGGTACTCAGAGCGGTACCAAAAGTGTTAAAAAGCAAAGGCAAGGTGTTTTTTACGGTATCAAACGAAGAAGAAACGGGCATTCTGAACGAGATATTGCAGGATCAGTTTGACGGGGTGATAAAGGAGAACAAAGCGGGTAAAGGTTATTTCGACGAATGGCTCTATATAGGCGAATTAAAGGACTAA
- the mcrC gene encoding methyl-coenzyme M reductase I operon protein C, translated as MTVGRDTQVVACRKGQGLGLGGGMAQRGTFSKSWVSDVIAVAMSPGVRHVPKPVCEITTELRDRGVYASVLVLNAGDGTPSDAPVRGGHGVAFGLESREMDIIGRHKLAVLHHGNVKQHFIYKVRFLLKRVNVPAIVLCQCPVTFRDFEEIGVSTRFKAGDTPGKVMDIVTGIVRHESVPQEKLDEIVSKVKKSLRELSP; from the coding sequence ATGACTGTGGGGAGAGACACCCAGGTGGTAGCATGCAGGAAGGGTCAAGGGCTTGGGTTAGGGGGCGGTATGGCGCAGAGAGGGACCTTTTCGAAGTCGTGGGTAAGTGATGTAATAGCAGTGGCAATGTCCCCGGGCGTGCGGCATGTGCCCAAACCGGTCTGTGAAATAACTACCGAATTGAGGGACCGGGGTGTCTATGCGAGTGTATTAGTCCTGAACGCCGGCGACGGCACGCCATCAGACGCGCCAGTTAGAGGCGGGCATGGCGTAGCTTTCGGCTTGGAGTCGAGGGAGATGGATATAATCGGAAGACATAAGCTTGCGGTATTGCATCATGGTAACGTGAAGCAACATTTTATCTATAAAGTGCGGTTTCTGTTGAAACGGGTGAATGTCCCGGCAATCGTGCTCTGTCAATGTCCGGTAACTTTTAGAGATTTCGAGGAGATCGGGGTAAGCACGAGATTTAAAGCGGGTGATACACCGGGGAAAGTCATGGATATCGTCACAGGCATTGTACGGCATGAAAGCGTGCCACAAGAGAAGCTTGATGAGATCGTGAGCAAAGTAAAGAAGAGTCTTCGAGAACTATCACCGTAA